One genomic segment of Aquipluma nitroreducens includes these proteins:
- a CDS encoding chemotaxis protein CheW, with the protein MVASIIDGLNSYFTFRMGGKLFAVNVGQLTKILELTKITKVPNSPKYFKGIINLFGDVIPVFDGRLKFGFQEAENTRETCILIFAFEFDGQFYNSGITVDSVEKVLIFEPELIRPALISEKEFNPEFVSGIATFNNESVIFLNIEKVFSEEEIKLIITVE; encoded by the coding sequence ATGGTTGCAAGTATTATAGATGGACTCAATTCATATTTTACTTTCAGAATGGGAGGTAAACTTTTTGCTGTAAATGTTGGTCAGTTAACAAAGATTCTGGAATTAACCAAGATTACAAAGGTGCCTAATTCACCGAAGTATTTTAAAGGAATAATTAATCTTTTTGGCGATGTTATACCCGTATTTGATGGTAGATTAAAATTTGGATTTCAGGAAGCTGAAAATACACGTGAGACATGCATCCTGATTTTTGCTTTTGAATTTGATGGACAGTTCTATAATTCAGGAATTACTGTTGATTCGGTTGAAAAGGTTCTGATTTTTGAACCGGAGCTGATTAGGCCTGCTCTAATCTCTGAGAAAGAGTTTAATCCGGAATTCGTAAGTGGAATAGCAACTTTTAATAATGAATCTGTCATTTTCCTGAATATTGAGAAGGTATTTTCAGAAGAAGAAATTAAATTGATAATTACTGTTGAATAA